A window of the Dyadobacter pollutisoli genome harbors these coding sequences:
- the plsY gene encoding glycerol-3-phosphate 1-O-acyltransferase PlsY, whose product MSVALLIVTIVAAYLLGSIPSSVWYGIGYFGIDVRQHGSGNAGATNTFRVLGKRAGTVVMLIDVLKGWTATCLASMLFYMNTIGETELLMYKIIFGIIAIVGHIFPVFVNFKGGKGIATLLGMVLAIHPELASVCITIFILTLIASQYVSLSSILSTLAFPVLSWVGVFGHPEPLLIVFGFTMFVLVVFTHQKNIVRLWNGNENRVNIFAKQKARNRHS is encoded by the coding sequence ATGAGTGTTGCCTTATTAATAGTTACGATTGTTGCTGCCTATTTGCTAGGATCTATACCAAGTTCTGTTTGGTATGGTATCGGTTATTTTGGAATTGATGTGAGACAGCATGGTAGCGGAAATGCAGGTGCTACCAACACGTTCAGGGTTTTAGGAAAACGCGCCGGTACGGTCGTAATGCTGATTGATGTGCTTAAAGGATGGACAGCGACTTGCCTTGCTTCCATGTTATTTTATATGAATACAATCGGCGAAACCGAACTGTTGATGTACAAGATCATCTTCGGGATTATCGCTATCGTCGGTCACATTTTTCCGGTGTTTGTTAATTTCAAAGGCGGAAAAGGAATTGCAACTTTACTGGGTATGGTGCTAGCAATTCACCCCGAGCTTGCGTCGGTTTGCATTACCATTTTTATTCTGACACTAATTGCTTCTCAATACGTTTCATTGAGTTCTATTCTTTCCACATTGGCATTTCCGGTACTTTCATGGGTGGGTGTTTTCGGGCATCCCGAGCCACTATTGATCGTTTTTGGATTTACGATGTTTGTTCTGGTTGTTTTTACGCATCAGAAGAACATTGTCCGCCTCTGGAATGGAAACGAAAACCGGGTCAATATTTTTGCAAAACAAAAAGCCCGCAACCGTCATTCCTGA